ACAACGCCCTCCATGGTCGGCTTCACCGACAGCGGAGAGCGTCTGGTCGGCCAGATTGCCAAGCGCCAGGCCGTAACCAATCCCGAGCACACGCTCTACGCCATCAAGCGCCTGATCGGTCGCCGCTTCGAGGACGAGGAAGTCACTCGCGCGACCGAAACCTCGCCCTTTGAAATCGTGGCCGCCCAGAACGGTGACGCCTGGGTGAAGGCCCGCGACAAGGAATACAGCCCGGCCGAGATCTCGGCCATCGTGCTCCAGAAAATGAAATTCACCGCGCAGGATTACCTCGGCGAGGAAATTTCCGACGCGATCGTGACGGTGCCGGCCTACTTCAACGATTCGCAGCGCCAGGCGACCAAGGACGCTGGCAAGATCGCCGGACTCAACGTCCTGCGCATCATCAACGAGCCCACGGCTGCGGCGCTGGCCTACGGCCTCGCCCAGCAGAAGGGCGGCGACCACAGCTCGAAGAAAGTCATCGTGTTCGACCTTGGTGGCGGCACGTTCGACGTTTCGATCCTCGAACTCAACGATGGCGTGTTCGAAGTGAAGTCGACCAACGGCGATACCTACCTGGGCGGCGAGGATTTCGATCAGCGGATCGTCGATCATCTGCTCGCCGAGTTCGAGGCCGAGCAGGGCGTCGACCTGCGCAAGGACAAGATGGCCCTGCAGCGCATCAAGGAAGCGGCGGAGAAAGCCAAGCACGAGCTCTCCAACGCGACCGAGGCCATCATCAACCTGCCCTTCATCACCGCCGATGCGACCGGGCCCAAGCACATGGACCTCACGCTCGACCGCGCGAAGCTCGAAGAACTCGTCGAGCCGCTCATCGACCGCCTGACCATCCCCTGCCAGCTCGCCCTCAAGGACGCCGAGCTGACGAAGGACGACATCGACGACGTCATCCTGGTCGGCGGCATGACGCGCATGCCGCGCGTGCAGGCGAAGGTGAAGGAAATCTTCGGCAAGGAACCCAACCGCAACGTCAATCCCGACGAAGTGGTGGCCATGGGCGCTGCCATCCAGGGCGGCGTGCTGAGTGGCGACTTCAAGGACGTGCTGCTGCTCGACGTGACCCCGCTCTCGCTGGGCGTGGAGACCGCCGGCGGCGCGTTCACGCCGATCATTCCGCGCAACACGACCGTGCCCACGCGCGCCAGTGAGGTGTTCACCACCTCGCAGGACAACCAGCCCTTCGTGAATATTCACGTGCTTCAGGGTGAGCGCCCCCTGGCCGAGGAGAACAAGACCCTGGCCAACTTCGAGCTGGTCGGCATTCCGCCGGCGCCGCGCGGTGTTCCCCAGATCGAGGTGACCTTCGCCCTCGACGCCAACGGAATCGTGGAAGTCTCGGCCAAGGACCTTGGAACCGGCAAGGAACAGTCCATTCGCATCACCGCTTCCTCGGGCCTGACCGAAGAAGAAGTGCAGCGCATGGTCGAGGATGCCGAAAAATACGCATCGAACGACGAAGACCGGCGCAAGCTCATCGACCTGCGCAACACCGCCGACGGGCTGATCTATTCGACCGAACGAACCATTGCCGATACCGGCGATACGCTCTCGGATGAAGATGCCGAACACGTCAAGGAAGTCCTTGCCGTGCTCAAGGAAGCCCGCAACGGCGAGGACATCCTCGGCCTCGAAGCGGCCATTGATAAACTGCAGGAAGTGACACACAGGCTGGCCGAGGCGATCTACGCCGAGGCCGCCCGCGACGCGTCCTCCGAGTAAGGCGCGGCGCGCGGGCAGCAAATTCGCAATGTTAGAGAGAAACGCCGCCCCGGCCGGACGAACCGGGGCGAGCGCGCACCCATGAAACCATGAGCAAACGAGACTTTTACGAAATCCTGGGTGTCGATCGCGGGGCGAGTGCCGACGAAATCAAGAAGGCCTACCGCAAACTCGCCCTTGAGTATCACCCGGACCGCAACCCCGACGACAAGGACGCCGAAGAGAAGTTCAAGGAACTTCAGGCGGCCTATGACATCCTTTCCGACGAACAGAAACGTGCGGCCTACAACCAGTTCGGCCACGCCGCCTTTGAAGCCGGCGGCATGGGCGGAGGCGGAGGCGGCGCGGGCTTCGGCGGCTTCGATCCCAACGGTTCCCCCTTCGGTGACTTCTTCGGCGATATTTTCGGCGACATGTTCGGCGGCGGGGGCCGCGGTCGTCAGCGCACGCGTCGCACCCGCGGCACGGACCTGCGCTACAACCTGGCGCTGGATTTCGAGGAAGCCGCCTTCGGCAAGAGCGTCGAGTTGGACATTCCGCGCAACATCGCCTGCAAGACCTGCGATGGGAGCGGCGCGAAGGCCGGCACTTCCCCCGAGACCTGCGGCACGTGCCGGGGTTCCGGGCAGGTTCGCTATCAGCAGGGCTTCCTGAGTGTCGCGCGCACCTGCCCCCAGTGCGGCGGGCATGGCCAGACGATCAAGGAAAAGTGCGACGACTGCCACGGGCGCGGCCGCGTGGAAGAACACGCCAAGGTGGAGGTGAACATCCCCGCCGGCGTGGACGACGGCATGCAGCTTCGCGTGGGCGGCAAGGGTGACACCGGCGGCCACGGCGGCCCTCCGGGGGATCTCTACGTGGTGATCCACGTGCGAGAGCACCCCACCTTCCATCGCGACGGTGACGACGTGCGCTCCGAAGTGCTGATCGGTTTTGCCGATGCGGCGCTCGGAACCGAGATCGAGGTCGAGACCCTCGACGGCAAGAGCGTGCTCAAGGTGCCGGCCGGAACGCAGCCGGGCAACGTGCTCCGCCTTCGCGGCAAGGGCGTTCCGCATCTGAACGGTCGCGGTCGGGGCGATCACCTCGTCCACATCGACATCCGCGTGCCAAAGAAACTCAACAAGCGCGAGAAAGAACTGCTCGAAGAACTGCGCAAGATCGAAGAAAAGAACGGCAAGAATTCGCACGGCTCCAAATCCGAGAGCAGCGCGCGCGGCAGCTTCTTTGGCCGCATGGGCCTGTAGACAAAGCCGCGCGGCGAGGAACCCATGAGCTATCCCAACCTGCAGGTGGAGATCGCCGAGAACGGCGTCGCCACCGTGATGATCGACCGTCCCGATGTGCGCAATGCGGTCAATACGCAGACGCTGGTTTCGCTGACGCAGGCCTTTGCCGATCTCTCGGCGAACGAGTCGGTGCGCGCCATCGTGCTGCGCGGCGCGGGGGACAAGGCCTTTTGCGCCGGCGCCGATCTCAAGGAA
The sequence above is a segment of the Chrysiogenia bacterium genome. Coding sequences within it:
- the dnaK gene encoding molecular chaperone DnaK, which translates into the protein MGKVIGIDLGTTNSCVAILEGQDPVVIANAEGSRTTPSMVGFTDSGERLVGQIAKRQAVTNPEHTLYAIKRLIGRRFEDEEVTRATETSPFEIVAAQNGDAWVKARDKEYSPAEISAIVLQKMKFTAQDYLGEEISDAIVTVPAYFNDSQRQATKDAGKIAGLNVLRIINEPTAAALAYGLAQQKGGDHSSKKVIVFDLGGGTFDVSILELNDGVFEVKSTNGDTYLGGEDFDQRIVDHLLAEFEAEQGVDLRKDKMALQRIKEAAEKAKHELSNATEAIINLPFITADATGPKHMDLTLDRAKLEELVEPLIDRLTIPCQLALKDAELTKDDIDDVILVGGMTRMPRVQAKVKEIFGKEPNRNVNPDEVVAMGAAIQGGVLSGDFKDVLLLDVTPLSLGVETAGGAFTPIIPRNTTVPTRASEVFTTSQDNQPFVNIHVLQGERPLAEENKTLANFELVGIPPAPRGVPQIEVTFALDANGIVEVSAKDLGTGKEQSIRITASSGLTEEEVQRMVEDAEKYASNDEDRRKLIDLRNTADGLIYSTERTIADTGDTLSDEDAEHVKEVLAVLKEARNGEDILGLEAAIDKLQEVTHRLAEAIYAEAARDASSE
- the dnaJ gene encoding molecular chaperone DnaJ, whose protein sequence is MSKRDFYEILGVDRGASADEIKKAYRKLALEYHPDRNPDDKDAEEKFKELQAAYDILSDEQKRAAYNQFGHAAFEAGGMGGGGGGAGFGGFDPNGSPFGDFFGDIFGDMFGGGGRGRQRTRRTRGTDLRYNLALDFEEAAFGKSVELDIPRNIACKTCDGSGAKAGTSPETCGTCRGSGQVRYQQGFLSVARTCPQCGGHGQTIKEKCDDCHGRGRVEEHAKVEVNIPAGVDDGMQLRVGGKGDTGGHGGPPGDLYVVIHVREHPTFHRDGDDVRSEVLIGFADAALGTEIEVETLDGKSVLKVPAGTQPGNVLRLRGKGVPHLNGRGRGDHLVHIDIRVPKKLNKREKELLEELRKIEEKNGKNSHGSKSESSARGSFFGRMGL